The Lewinellaceae bacterium DNA window GCTGGCTCCCGGCCCGCATAAAGATGCAAGAAATGGGTTTTCCGTATTGTTTACGAACCGCACGCATACCAGAAGTGCTGAGGAAGAACAGCGTTTGAGTTATCTGAATGAACGCACCGCTAAAAACAAGGCCGATGATTCAGAAATTTTAGAATCGAAAAAGTTAGCCCGCCGGGCTTACGTTTATGAGAACCCTGTTCCCGATGACTTATTCAAATTGATCAACTCGGAAAGAAATAGCAAAACAGAGCAGCTATTAATTAAAGACATCTACGATAATTTTGACGTATCGGAGACATTAAAGAATTTTAAAGGCCCGATTGATATCATTTCTGGCAGGCAGGATGTTGTCGGATTTTTTTCCTATGAAGTAAAAATTGACTTTCCCCATGCGAATTTGCACTGGATCAACCGATGCGGGCATTTTCCAATGTACGAGCAGGCATCAGAATTTTACACTATTTTATATGAAATTTTAGATTCAAAGTGAAATCTACCCGCGCATAATTACATAACCTTTGCAGATCAGTGGTTGTACTTGTATTATCTATTGGCTCAATACTGCCGCAATGATCATGCAGTGAATCAGGCGAACTCAGGAGACCTTTTCCTTTCTTTCAAACATGCCAATTTGCTGCATGACTGCAAACCGGTCCGGGACACCCCAATGCTCAACAATCAAACCGCCTTCAATCCGGAATACGTCCATAACATCAAGTACGAACGTTTTACCTGTCGGTGGAATACCCATAAATGGCTTGGAATGTACCGCCGTGGCCCGGAAATGAGCCCACACCACATCACCATCCTCAACGCTGCGAACGAGATTATATTTCAAGTCGCTCACTCCGTTATACAGCTGACTGATGAGCTGTTTAAGCCCATCCCTGCCATTCTTAGCTCCAAATTGATGCTCAATAAAGTGCTCACTAACATACCGATCTACGACGGCCAGATTTGCCTGACCAAAACCTTCATCCATCAGTCTTTTTACAATCTCCAAATTTTCACTTTCCATGTTGATAAATGTTTACCCCAGTTTAGTACGGAACTGCTCCGATTGATTCAAATGTAAACCTCCAACGAACGCTTTCTTTAGGAAAAAATCGACATTCTCGACGGGGCAATGACTTCTTTCCCCAAGGAAACTACTTATTCCTGAACCTATCCACCTCCTACAGCGAGGACCGAAATAATCAAATCTATAAGCTTGCGGTCCCTCCGGACCTGATCCTTAAAGGGCCGGATCAGTTCGATTTGCCGGAAGAGGACATCAAGGTTAGAGAAGCATTGAAGTGGCTGAAGAGCCAGGGTCGGTGACCTCTCGCTACACTGCGATAACAGGTTGTCCACCACAGGCTCTGCCAGAACAATTCGGCTAGCTGGATCTATAACCCATTGTACACAAAAGGAGCCTTTTGTAGATACGTCCGGTCCTGCAACGGACCAATTAATAAATCCCACTACCCTGCAGCCCCGAACATAATATCAAAGCCACTTAATAATGGTATTTCTGCCACGAATTACACGAATGGCACGAATTGGGCAACCGGTTGAGAACTGCTGCAAATCTCAGCGTCCCTCTGTATCTTAACAGTGCCCCTCCGTGTAATAAATCCAGTCATTTTTTCTTTTCGCGCAAAGGCGCAAAGAAGCTAAGTATAGTCTTTCCTTTGTGTCCTACGTGTCCTTTGTGCCTTAGTGGTTACCATAAATATTGTAAACGCTGAGACCTTCCGTCCCAGATACCATGCTGACTGAAGAACGAACCTGACCGTCCGTTCAGGCTTCAGTGGAGCGTCCGCACTCAGAGCACCTCCGTGTAACAGCACCTAAACTGACCCAAATCATCAATTTACTCATACTATACATGCCTAAAAGTGTATCTTGTAAACGGCGGAACACTATGCCCACCAGGCACCACTATCCTCCAAGAATGGATCCATTGGAATTGATATAAACCGAACAAAAGTTGCGTGTAACATGCCAAAATCGCATGCTAAACGAACAAAATACGCGCATATAAACAAGTTGGCACCAATATTAAAACGACAGAATAGTAGATGATAAAAGAGGAATTTTCTTGGGTCGAAACCCATAAACAACTAACAGAATTTCTTAGGACAAAGGAAAATTCTCAAAATGAATTAATCCAGATTCTTAAGTCAGTTGGAATTGGCCCACTTAACGACAAAACAGGCGATGGTGAACATGATACAGAATTAAATGAAATAGACCCTTTCACTTTTTTTTGCTACATCTATAAATATGGCACGAAAAGAAGATTGAGTTATTTACAGAAAATTGCCGAAACGCTAAATATAAATAAACCACAAGGTGAAAGCGGAATTCCATCTGCGCAAGCACAAAAGGTATGGTTGTTTCCATATAAATACGAAAGAAAAAATAATGAGGTAAAAAGACTATGGTCGTTTTTTCATAAAGCTATTTCAAATACCATCTCAGAAAATGATTTTCAAGATGTTCTTCAAATAAGAAGCACTGGTAAGACAAAATTAACAGAAGCTTTATTTTATATAAATCCTGGAAAGTATTTGCCAATAAATGGTCCTACGAAACCTTACCTTAAGGAAGTTCTAGGTATTGATCCCAAATTCAACACATACAAAGAGTACACAGATATTTTATCTCGCATCAAAGAAAAAACGGAAATTCCTTTTTACGAATTGTCATATGAGGCTTGGAGATGGAATGATGAGAGAAAAAAGGTTAACTATTGGATTTTTCAAGGTAACCCAAAAGAATTCGATTTTGAAACTGCATTACGTGAAGAAATCCTAACAGATTGGACTGTTAGTGCTCACAAAGACAAAATAAAAGTTGGTGACAAAGTAATATTATGGATCACTGGTGACCAATCTGGATGTTATGCACTTGCCGAAGTAACTTCTGAGCCTCACCAAAAGACAACTTCCCCAGATGACCACTTGTGGAAAGGCGAAGATAAAAGCTCCCTAAAAGCAGATATAAAAGTAACCCACAACCTAGTTGACAACCCAATTCTAAGTGGAGAAATTGCTGGTATAGAAGAACTGAGCAATCTAAAGGTTGGAAACCAAGGAACTAACTTTTCTGCAACTGAGGAAGAATATCAGGCAATATTAGATTTATCCTCAAACAATAACGAAAAACAATATTGGCTTTACGCACCTGGCGAAAATGCTTACTTGTGGGATGAATTTTACCAAGAGGGTATAATGGCGCTGGGTTGGGATGAAATTGGGGATTTATCGCAATTTAAAAGCCGTGATGAGATTAAAAAAGCTCTAGTCAATGCATACGGTGGTACAGGTTCAAAGATAAATGATGTTTCCGCTAATGATGACTTTCTTAATAAAGTCAAAATTGGTGATGTAATCATTGCAAAAAAAGGAAGAGGCGAATTACTTGGATATGGCATAGTTACATCAGACTATATCTTTGATAAAACCAGAAATAATTATCAAAAGACAAGAAAGGTTGACTGGAAAATCAAAGGTAATTGGAAGGTTGATTTCAGCCTTGTTTTAAAGACACTAACGGACATTACGAAATATAAATCTGACCACCCTGATTACAATAAATACTACGAAAGGCTATTGGGTATAATTGGGATTTGGAATTCCCCAAAAGACTATCGTCAAGAGTTTACAAACTGGTTGACAATTAAATATGGAGAGAATTCAGGAACTACCAATTCCTATTTAAAAGCTATCGATATTTTATCTGGAATACTGGATAAAGAGTTATTTAAAGTAACAGATAACAGTTATTTAGATTCCCTTTACAATGATTTAATTAAAGAACAGAAAAATCAAGAGGGTAAGTATTACCATCCAAAATCACCTTCATATGGAAGTAACGGTTTTTACTCGGCTTCTATAAAATCATACCGTGAATTCTTAAAAACCATCAACCAATCGGTTACACTTAATAAGGATTATGACATGAAATTTCCACTAAACACCATTTTGTACGGCCCACCTGGCACTGGGAAAACATACAATACAGTGCTAAGGGCAGCAGAAATTATTGAAAATAGAAAGTTTGATTCTTATAATGAAGCACTAGAGATTTTCAAAGCCAATCTTCACGATCAAATTGAATTTATAACCTTTCATCAAAATTACAGCTATGAAGACTTCATCCAAGGTCTCAGACCTGATACGGAAAACGACAAGCAACTTACATTTGAAAGGAAAGATGGTGTTTTTAAGGTTATATCAGATAGGGCATTAAAAAACATAACAGCTTCGGAACAGCCTCCTGTTGCCAAAAAAACATTCGAAGAGACATTCAACGCATTTGTAAATCCTCTAGTTGAAGGTGAGGTAGAAGAGATTGAAGTAAAAATGAAGAAAGTATCTTACTTCATAACGACAATCACTAACAAATCAATCGAATTTAGGAAAACAAGCGGAGGCACAGAGCATACATTGAGTATATCAACTTTAAGAAAAATGTATGATGCTGAATCTGTCCTAGATATTCAAGGTCTTTCATCATACTATTCTCCACTTTTAGATGAACTTCTTAAGATTGGCAAAGACTCATCTGGCAAAAAGGAAGTTGTTCATAAAAAGAATTATGTCATGATTATTGACGAAATAAACCGTGCAAACATTTCAAGAGTTTTTGGTGAGTTGATTACGCTTATTGAACCTGACAAGCGTTCACATGGCACAATTCCTTTAGAGGCTCGATTACCTTCTGGCGATCCATTTATTGTTCCTTCCAACTTATTCATAATTGGAACTATGAACACGGCCGATAAGTCTATCGCGCTTTTAGATATCGCTCTTAGAAGAAGATTTGAGTTCGAGTCTATGTATCCAAAATATGAAATCGAAGGTCAGGAAATCTATGATGTAGAAATTCTACAAAAGATCAATGAGCAAATCATTAAGACAAAGGGACATGACTTCCAGATAGGTCATGCATATTTTATGGGGGAAAACAATGATTTAGTTCAGCGTATGAATAAAAAAGTAATTCCACTCCTTCTTGAGTATTACATGAATGATGAAAAAGAAGTGAAAGGAATTCTTCAGTCATCCGGATTAGTAATTGAAGAAAACTCTTGGCCATTAAGAATCACGGGGACGAATGATTAATCTTTTTGAATATCAGAATAAAGTAGATATTCAAGATTCATTGGAAGGCTTGGAAGGATTTCTTGATGAAATCTGGAATAGCCGTGAAAAGAATTCTTATTATTCCGAAAACGGCAACGATAAAATAGAATCTCAGAGGTTCCTGCAGTTCATTCACAAATCAAATGAATTAAAGTCCAATAAATATGTTGGAGTAATTCATTATCAAGGTGCAAAAATCAACCTGTTACCTAAGATATTTTTCGATTCAAATAAAAACTATACAGTCGATACTGAAGAGGAAATAAACGAAATAAATCAAATACATAATCACATTCTTTGGTGGTTAAGCTATTGTCGTAAAATTAAATTTCCAAATTATCAGGCTTCGTTGGGTAGTGCAAAAAGTGACTTTTTTGAAGTTTTGATCTATCTCTTTTCAAAGTACACACGTGAACTTTTGAACTCTTCCATTTATCAGCAGTATGAGGAAGTAAATCGTGAATTATCATTTATAAAAGGAAGACTAAACATAAATAAATATTTAAGTGAGAACTTAAGCAAAGGGAAATGGCATAAGCTCAATTGCACATATGATGCTTTCGTTTTTGATAATGAGTTTAATCGCATCATAAAATACGTCACTACTCTTCTTTTTAATGCCACATCAAATCAAGACAATAAAAAGAATTTAAGGGAAATACTTTTCATATTGGATGAAGTTTCAGATGAAAGAGCAACCGCTGAACAATGTTCCAGAATATCATTTAACCCAATGTTTGCCGAGTTTGAAACTGTGCGAGATTACTGCCAATTATTCCTCACTAATTGCGTGTCATTTGACTATAAGAATGACTTAAAACTTTTCGCTTTCCTGCTACCAATGGAATACGTATTTGAAGACTTCATTTTTGGTTTCATTGATAAAGAACTAGAAAATGTAACTGCCAAAGCACAAAGAAGCGATACATACCTAGATGAAGATAAAGCCTTTAACCTAAAACCAGATTTATGGTTAAAAACAGATCAAAAATCTCTGATTGCAGACACTAAATACAAGATTGTATATTCAGATGAGAAAGACCCCAAAAAAGGGATTTCACAAAACGACCTTTATCAAATGCTTGCTTATGCGGTAAGGTTTGAAGTAAATGAAATCATATTATTTTATCCTAACACTATTAAGCAATGGCAAGAAGAAGGAACAGAATTGACAATTAAAGATGCTTTGGCGGATGGTAAAAAAATATTTGTTAAGGCATTTCAGCTGCCAATCATTAATCGTGAATTACTAGAATCGGATATAGAGACCAAAACTGATTTAAGTGAATTGTTTGAATCGACCAAAATTGAATTGAAAAATAAATTAGAAAAAATACTGGTGCCAACATTGTATAAAAGCAATAGCGGGTAAAGTGGTAAAATCAAAATCTGTGCATTTAATAAAATTTTGTGGTAGTGGACAGGTAATAGCCTTTAAATCCGCTAATGCTCTTATACTCGACCGATAGCTGGTATTACAAAAATAAAATCAATTTTAAACCTTAAACATCAAATTAATGGATTATAAAACTAAAATTAGGTATGCTGAAGAAGTGGCAAAACAACTTCAAAAACGAAAAAGTACTGATTTGATAAAATCTGAATTAAAAACAGAGGGACTTTACGAAAATGACATCAGCAATATCATTGTTAGCGCAAGAAATATATTAGGTGAAATATATCAGCCTAAGATAAAGGAATATCTATTGGAAGATAAAAAAATCCACGGTTCTGAAGAATTTGATTTGTTGGATGCAGAAGTTGTTGATACTCTAATTGCTAAAGAGATTGAGAAATTTGCTTTACAGGAATAGAAAAAAATAACTCAATTAGTGAAAGAAGGTCAACCTGTAGAACAAATTTTTGCCCAAGTTGATACAAGATTTCTTTCAGTTGAAAAAGCAACTGAACAAATTTCTCATCTCCAAGGGGTAAAAAGACAGAATAGTGGAAGTGGTAGAATGCTAAATATTTTTGGAGGAATAGGTCTTATTGTTCTAACTGGAGTACTTGCAATTACAATAGATAGACTATTTTATGTATTGCCAATAATTGGGATAATAATGATAGTAAAAGGAGTTACAACCAAGAAGATGGAATACGATGGTTAATATTCATCTGCCGACAATAGTAAAAGAAAACACCAGCTAACATCGCTGAGTGTTGACAAACTCCAGGTTAAAAACTACCTACACATGACGATTTCTTCGTATATTATGATATGCAAGGAGTAAAGAAATATAAGCCAAAGCTCTTCACGAACTTCATCTTA harbors:
- a CDS encoding alpha/beta hydrolase codes for the protein MKFIKHLLTVFSATLVMFINAYGHAQTLDSIKYKYGFLYYHEYGKNNLPPVIILTGGPGNSYTQLEEMAKSMSTKFRGILVEQRGTGRSIPDPFNSKTVNVNSVTSDIKLLMENLHLDQAIIVGHSWGGMLAMNFAATFPDQVSHLVLLAPGPHKDARNGFSVLFTNRTHTRSAEEEQRLSYLNERTAKNKADDSEILESKKLARRAYVYENPVPDDLFKLINSERNSKTEQLLIKDIYDNFDVSETLKNFKGPIDIISGRQDVVGFFSYEVKIDFPHANLHWINRCGHFPMYEQASEFYTILYEILDSK
- a CDS encoding ester cyclase — translated: MESENLEIVKRLMDEGFGQANLAVVDRYVSEHFIEHQFGAKNGRDGLKQLISQLYNGVSDLKYNLVRSVEDGDVVWAHFRATAVHSKPFMGIPPTGKTFVLDVMDVFRIEGGLIVEHWGVPDRFAVMQQIGMFERKEKVS
- a CDS encoding EVE domain-containing protein, which gives rise to MIKEEFSWVETHKQLTEFLRTKENSQNELIQILKSVGIGPLNDKTGDGEHDTELNEIDPFTFFCYIYKYGTKRRLSYLQKIAETLNINKPQGESGIPSAQAQKVWLFPYKYERKNNEVKRLWSFFHKAISNTISENDFQDVLQIRSTGKTKLTEALFYINPGKYLPINGPTKPYLKEVLGIDPKFNTYKEYTDILSRIKEKTEIPFYELSYEAWRWNDERKKVNYWIFQGNPKEFDFETALREEILTDWTVSAHKDKIKVGDKVILWITGDQSGCYALAEVTSEPHQKTTSPDDHLWKGEDKSSLKADIKVTHNLVDNPILSGEIAGIEELSNLKVGNQGTNFSATEEEYQAILDLSSNNNEKQYWLYAPGENAYLWDEFYQEGIMALGWDEIGDLSQFKSRDEIKKALVNAYGGTGSKINDVSANDDFLNKVKIGDVIIAKKGRGELLGYGIVTSDYIFDKTRNNYQKTRKVDWKIKGNWKVDFSLVLKTLTDITKYKSDHPDYNKYYERLLGIIGIWNSPKDYRQEFTNWLTIKYGENSGTTNSYLKAIDILSGILDKELFKVTDNSYLDSLYNDLIKEQKNQEGKYYHPKSPSYGSNGFYSASIKSYREFLKTINQSVTLNKDYDMKFPLNTILYGPPGTGKTYNTVLRAAEIIENRKFDSYNEALEIFKANLHDQIEFITFHQNYSYEDFIQGLRPDTENDKQLTFERKDGVFKVISDRALKNITASEQPPVAKKTFEETFNAFVNPLVEGEVEEIEVKMKKVSYFITTITNKSIEFRKTSGGTEHTLSISTLRKMYDAESVLDIQGLSSYYSPLLDELLKIGKDSSGKKEVVHKKNYVMIIDEINRANISRVFGELITLIEPDKRSHGTIPLEARLPSGDPFIVPSNLFIIGTMNTADKSIALLDIALRRRFEFESMYPKYEIEGQEIYDVEILQKINEQIIKTKGHDFQIGHAYFMGENNDLVQRMNKKVIPLLLEYYMNDEKEVKGILQSSGLVIEENSWPLRITGTND